From the Caldisericia bacterium genome, the window AAAAAAGGGAGGCAGTTTGCCTCCCTTTTGATTTGATATTATAAACTCTTTCTTTAAGCCTCTTTTTTCTTTGTTGGAGCCATGAAGAAGTCATCAACCTCCTTCTTTCCGTGTAGAAGAGCAAGAGCGATCTTTTCTGCTGTAATTGGCATTGCTTTTACCCTTACTCCAACAGCATCTTCAACTGCATTGGCTATTGCTGGAGCAACGGGAATCATAACATGCTCTGCCATACCTCTTGCACCAAATGGTCCATCGTGTTGAGGAACTTCTACAAATATTGGTATAAATTCATCCGGTATATCAAGAGATGTTGGAATCTTGTAGTCTGTGAAGTTTGGATTGAGGATCTTTCCATTTTCATCAATCCTCATGTCTTCATAGAGAGCTGTTGCAATTCCCTGAACAGCACCACCTATAAGCTGCCCTTTTAGAGTTTCAGGGTTGAGAGCCTTTCCAACATCTATTGCCTCTGCAAGTTTAAGAATGTGAACTCTTCCAGTCTCTTTATCAATCTCAAGAACAACTCCTCCAGCTCCCACTGTGTAGTGAACATTTGGATGTCCACCCTGGCTTGTCTCTGGATCCTGAAGCGCAGATGCAAATTCAACCATGATTGATCCACTTCCAACAATCGCCTGACCTCTGTATGTTCCATCCTCCATCATAATTCCATTAATCACAAAATCTTTGAGTGGGAGTTCAAAGTCTGGGTCTGTTGTACATTTAACCTTCTCATCTTCAAGATAGAGATGGTCCTTTTCATAGTTAAGTGCTCTATGAACAACATCAAATATCTTCTCTCTTGCATCAAGGGCAGCTCTCTTTACAGCATTTCCAAGTAACCATGTAGAGTGAGAAGCAACAGTCTGCCAGTGGTATGGGTTTCTATCTGTATCTGGAAGTTCCACTCTAATCTTCTCTGGTGGTACAGATAGAATTTCAGCTGCAATCTGAGCCATTACAGTGTACATTCCCTGTCCTATTTCCATTCCTGAGACAAGTATATTTATACTTCCATCTTCGTTGAACTTAAGAAATGCAGAACAGGTAACATTTGGAGGCATTGCTGGTGCCTTCCATAATGCTGCTATTCCTTTTCCTATTGCTTTCTTTGGATCTTTACTCTCCTCTTTCTCCTCAAGTTTTATTGCATCTGCAACCTTATCAATACATTCAATAAGACCATTTTCATTCATTGGAGCACCGTAGGCGAGTGGATCTCCTTCCTTTATTCCGTTTATTTTTCTAAACTCTCTTGGGCTCATTCCAAGTGCTTTTGCAATTCTTGTCATGTGGGACTCAATAGAGAACATTATCTCTGAATACCCAAATCCTCTGTACGGTCCTGCTGCTGGAAAGTTTGTGTATATGCAAAGTCCATCCATCTTTATATTAGGAATATTATAAGGTCCTGTTGCTGATAGAGTGGCAGCATTTACAACATTTGCTCCATACTCTACATATGGACCAGCATCCCAATAGTCTGTACGTTCGAGGGCAGTTATCCTTCCATCCTTCTTTACACCTACTTTTAATTTAGTTATAACTTGCTGCCTCATATAGGTGTTGTAGAATTCCTGATCTCTCCTCCACCTTACCTTCACAGGATGCCCCTTTACAGCTGTTGCTAAAGCTGCAGCAATTATCTCCATGGTTACTCCAGCTTTTCCTCCAAATCCTCCACCAACATATGGGACAATTTCTCTTATATTCTGTTCTGTAAAACCAAGCGGTCTGAGCGCTTCAGCGATTAGGTGTCTCTGTGTATGAGGGGATTGAGAGGAAGCCCAGATGGTAAGCCTTCCATTGTAGTCAACAAAACCTACTGCAATATGTGTTTCCATACAGCAGTGTGCATATCTTGGAATCCTGTATGTATCTTCAAGTATAAAATCTGCTTCAGCAAATCCTTTCTCAACATCGCCCTTTCTCACCTTTCTCCAGTGTGCGATATTTGTCCCACCATGGGGGTAATACCATGGAACATGGGGGTAGGAAGCTAACTCTGGATGAATTATTGGCGCATCTTCCTTTATTGCTTCAAGGGGATCAAAAACTGCTGGAAGCGGTTCATACTCAACCTTTACAAGTTTTGCAGCCTTTTTCGCAGTTTTTGGATCTCTTGCAATAACTGCTGCGACCTGCTCTCCTATAAATCTTACCCTATCCTGAGCAAAGATATATCTATCCTTCATATATAGACCAAACTTGTAGGGAAAGTCTTTTCCAGTCACTACCTTTACAACTCCTGGAACCTTTTCTGCTTCAGATGTATCAATGGAGAGAATCTTTGCATGGGCATAAGGACTTTCAACTATCTCTGCATAGAGAAGATTTGGACCAAAGTTTATATCATCAACATACTTTGCAGCACCAGTAACTTTATCCTTTTCATCTATTCTATTTATTGGCTTTCCAATGAATTTGTATTCACTCATCTTGCTCCTCCTTAATATTTCTTTGAGGCGTCAAGAATTGCCTCAATTATAGAAACATACCCTGTACAACGGCAAAGGTTCCCACTTATAGCTTCTTTTACCTCTTCTTCTGTTGGATGAGGATTCTTCTTTAGGAGTTCTGTGGCAGTCATTATCATTCCAGGAGCACAGAAACCACACTGGAATGAGTTATGCTCAATAAAGGATTCCTGAAGTGGGGTAAGCTTATCCTTTGAAAGACCTTCAAGGGTAGTTATCTCATGACCATCCACCTCTACTGCAAGAATAAGGCAACTTCTTACACTCTTTCCATCGAGAAGAACTGTACATGTTCCACAGTCTCCTCTCCCACACCCATACTTTGGAGCAGTTATTCCAAGTTTTGTCCTTAAAACTTCAAGAAGGATATCGTTAGGTTCAACTTCAATGGTTCTCTTTTCTCCATTTAAGATAAAAGTTATGGTTTTCTTTTCCATTTTTATCCTCCTATATGAGCCTTGTCCCATAATCGGGACCCTTTCCATTCAATCTTTCAACTGCTGCTTTAAGAGCTCTATCAAGCATAACCTTTGCCATATGCATTCTGTACTCTTTTGTTGCTCTTATATCTGTAATGGGGGAGATCTCCTCTTCTACAAGTTTCTTAGCCTCTTCAATCAAGGAATCGGAAAGTTCTTTGCCGTTGAGAAGAGATTCAATCTTCTTTGCCCTTGTTGGTTTTGGACCTACTGCACAGAAGGCAACTCTGTATTCATTTCCAGATAATACAAGAACACCTACTCCAACCTGAGCAAGGTCTTCTCCATTGTATCTTCCAAGTTTTACATAACATCCTGCATGTTTTTTCTGTGGGAGAGGTATCTCAATGTATTCTACAAGTTCTCCCTCTTTAAGTGCTGTCTTTCTCGGTCCAAGGAACCACTCTTCAATAGGAATTCTTCTTTCTCCATCTTTACCCTTTACCACAACAGTTGCCTCATACAGAAGAAGAGCAGGTCCAGAATCAAGGGATGGAACTGCAGAACATATATTTCCAACCATTGTTGCCCTGTTTCTTATTCCCATGGATGCAACACTTTTTGCACTTTCCCATAAAAGTGGAAACTTCTCCTTTACAGTTTCATCATCAATTATTTCGTTGAAAGTAGTAAGGGATCCCACTATCAATTTGTTATCTTTAAATTCCAACTTCTTTAACTCCTTAAGACCTTTAATGTCAATTACTGCATCTGGAGTTTCAAAACCATCTTTAATTCTTACAACAAGATCAGTTCCACCAGAAAGAATCCTTGCTTTAGCACCATACTTATTTAAAAGTTTAATGGCTTCATCAATTGATGAAGGTTTAAAATACTCAAACTCATGAGCTATAATCATATCG encodes:
- a CDS encoding molybdopterin-dependent oxidoreductase yields the protein MSEYKFIGKPINRIDEKDKVTGAAKYVDDINFGPNLLYAEIVESPYAHAKILSIDTSEAEKVPGVVKVVTGKDFPYKFGLYMKDRYIFAQDRVRFIGEQVAAVIARDPKTAKKAAKLVKVEYEPLPAVFDPLEAIKEDAPIIHPELASYPHVPWYYPHGGTNIAHWRKVRKGDVEKGFAEADFILEDTYRIPRYAHCCMETHIAVGFVDYNGRLTIWASSQSPHTQRHLIAEALRPLGFTEQNIREIVPYVGGGFGGKAGVTMEIIAAALATAVKGHPVKVRWRRDQEFYNTYMRQQVITKLKVGVKKDGRITALERTDYWDAGPYVEYGANVVNAATLSATGPYNIPNIKMDGLCIYTNFPAAGPYRGFGYSEIMFSIESHMTRIAKALGMSPREFRKINGIKEGDPLAYGAPMNENGLIECIDKVADAIKLEEKEESKDPKKAIGKGIAALWKAPAMPPNVTCSAFLKFNEDGSINILVSGMEIGQGMYTVMAQIAAEILSVPPEKIRVELPDTDRNPYHWQTVASHSTWLLGNAVKRAALDAREKIFDVVHRALNYEKDHLYLEDEKVKCTTDPDFELPLKDFVINGIMMEDGTYRGQAIVGSGSIMVEFASALQDPETSQGGHPNVHYTVGAGGVVLEIDKETGRVHILKLAEAIDVGKALNPETLKGQLIGGAVQGIATALYEDMRIDENGKILNPNFTDYKIPTSLDIPDEFIPIFVEVPQHDGPFGARGMAEHVMIPVAPAIANAVEDAVGVRVKAMPITAEKIALALLHGKKEVDDFFMAPTKKKEA
- a CDS encoding (2Fe-2S)-binding protein, producing the protein MEKKTITFILNGEKRTIEVEPNDILLEVLRTKLGITAPKYGCGRGDCGTCTVLLDGKSVRSCLILAVEVDGHEITTLEGLSKDKLTPLQESFIEHNSFQCGFCAPGMIMTATELLKKNPHPTEEEVKEAISGNLCRCTGYVSIIEAILDASKKY
- a CDS encoding xanthine dehydrogenase family protein subunit M, translated to MIIAHEFEYFKPSSIDEAIKLLNKYGAKARILSGGTDLVVRIKDGFETPDAVIDIKGLKELKKLEFKDNKLIVGSLTTFNEIIDDETVKEKFPLLWESAKSVASMGIRNRATMVGNICSAVPSLDSGPALLLYEATVVVKGKDGERRIPIEEWFLGPRKTALKEGELVEYIEIPLPQKKHAGCYVKLGRYNGEDLAQVGVGVLVLSGNEYRVAFCAVGPKPTRAKKIESLLNGKELSDSLIEEAKKLVEEEISPITDIRATKEYRMHMAKVMLDRALKAAVERLNGKGPDYGTRLI